A single window of Ornithorhynchus anatinus isolate Pmale09 chromosome 3, mOrnAna1.pri.v4, whole genome shotgun sequence DNA harbors:
- the MRPL23 gene encoding 39S ribosomal protein L23, mitochondrial, producing the protein MAQRVLYPLYQRGNPQLRVFRTNFFVQLVRPGQEQPEDTVQFRIPMTMTRIDLRNYLQSIYKVPVATVRTRIQFGSNKKKDHKNRRVKQPDYKVAYVQLAHGQTFTFPDLFPKKESSPEPGSFAEIQNRLTDEERRKQKADPRWGGVPRWLTL; encoded by the exons ATGGCGCAGAGAGTCTT GTACCCCCTGTACCAGCGAGGGAACCCCCAGCTGCGGGTCTTCCGCACCAACTTCTTCGTGCAGCTGGTGAGGCCCGGGCAGGAGCAGCCCGAGGACACCGTCCAGTTCCGCATCCCCATGAC GATGACCCGGATCGACCTGAGGAATTATCTCCAGAGCATCTACAAGGTGCCCGTGGCCACGGTGAGGACCAGGATTCAGTTTG GCTCCAACAAGAAGAAGGATCACAAGAACAGACGGGTGAAGCAGCCGGACTACAAGGTGGCCTACGTCCAGCTG GCTCACGGGCAGACCTTCACGTTCCCAGACCTGTTTCCCAAGAAGGAATCCTCCCCGGAGCCCGGCTCCTTCGCAGAGATCCAGAACCGGCTGACGGACGAGGAGAGGCGGAAGCAGAAGGCCGACCCCCGGTGGGGCGGGGTCCCCCGCTGGTTGACGCTCTGA